The segment TAAATGTTCTCAAGTATTTGTCAGGGAACTATTCGATTCTTGAACACTATAGAGTATATGGTAAGATATGGTTTGATCCCGAGAACGAAGTTTTCGGCAGGAGGGGGAAGTACGCTAGGGTTATCTACGCGCTTAATATAGGCACTATACCAGACGAGGTAAGCGTGAAGGTATTTACAACAAAAGGCAAATATGTTGGTAATATAGAGGAAGAGTTTTTAGAAAGACTGGTGCCAGGAGATAGGTTTATTCTAGGAGGTAAGGTATACGAGTATATTAGAAGCAGAGCTTTCAAGGCATATGTAAAGCCTGCATTTGATATGAAGCCCACAGTTCCAAGCTGGTTTAGTGAAATGCTTCCGCTGAGCTTTGACTTGGCTTTAAAAATAGGAGAATTTAGGCGCAGAATGTTTCTCTGGCTTGAGGCAAATAAGCCCAAAGAAGCGATTATTAAGTATATTAGAAGGTATTGTCATACTGATTATAATTCTGCTAAGTCGATACTTGAATATTTTAATGAGGAATACCTATATCTTAAATACTTGGGAGTGAAAGCTTTTCCCTCGGATAAAATTATCTTAATAGAGAATTATTTATCTGATGACGGAAAAATATACCAGGTTTATCATACACTTTATGGTAGACGAGTGAACGATGCTTTGTCCAGAGCTTTAGGTTATCTTGCTAGTAAAAAAGCTAGGAGAAATATAGGTATTGTGGTGCATGATAATGGTTTTGCTCTGGTTTATCCACGCGGGATAAAACCGAGAATTAATCTAGCTAGTATTAAAAGTTGCGAGTTAAAAGCGTTACTTGCAGAAGCTATTAGAAATACTGAAATGTTTAAACGCAGGTTTAGGCACGTCGCCGCTAGAGGGTTGATGATTTTAAGAAATTATAAAGGTCACGAAATTAGCGTGAACAAGCAACAGTTAAACGCTAATACGTTGCTTAAAATAGTAGAGGAATTGGAGGATTTTCCGTTGCTAAAAGAGACTTATCGCGAAATAATGGAAGATGTAATGGATGTGGAGAATGCCGAAAAAGTTTTGAGATGGATCGAAAAAGGCAAGGTAAAAGTTGTAGAAATTCCAATTCAGACGATACCTTCTCCATTTGCATATAATATAGTTCTTGAGGGTTTGAGCGATGTGGTGTTAATGGAGGACAAGAGAGCGCTAATAGAGAGATTTCACGAAATTATCATGGAGAAAATAGCTAATCTGGCCAGTTAATTTTGTTTTAAAATTAGCTTTGCCTTACTTTTTAATCTTTCTAAAACATTGAAATCTAGCCCCGTGGCTTCATGCAAATCCTTCAAAGGTAACTCTTCTATTTGCTTGATGAGAAGTACGCCGGCATCGGCTAGCCTATTGTAAAAACCATTTTCCTCGTCTTTCAATATAGTAATCGGGTATAGCTTTTTCTTTTCTATTACTTTTTCCAGGCTATTGTCTAATGGTATATTCCAGCCTAGTAAGTTTATTCCTTTACATATGGCATATCTAATCGCATGATTTGAAAATTTAGTATTACACACTACAAATATGCCATCCAATTTTAAATTATTAGTCTTAACCTCAAACCCCTCGTTTATATCTAGATATTTTGCAAATGTAACCAGGCAAACGTCCATTCCAGTATACGTGTGAGGATTTAAGTGATGCTTAACTTCAAGCAAGAATTTTCTTCCGTTTCTGATCAATATTCCATCGATCTCATATTCAACGCATTTACCTTTTACTATCTGATTCGGTAAAACATCGTAACCGAGCTCTTTGAATATTAATCTAACAAACTGTTCAAAATCAGGCTTCGGTCTAAGTAAGCTTAAGGATTTTCTTAAATTGCGCCTGTGGATGAAACGTGTATCGTATTCACCTAAATAATGAAATATAAGGTTAAGAATTTCTTTGGTTGGTATGCCATCATAAGCTCTTTCTTCTATTTTATCGGCGATTTTTCTTGCTATATCTTCTGGTGCTCCCATTCTGATACATGTTCTTATTATCTTCTTTTTCAGAAATTTTTGTTTTGTTCCATCAGCTTTAGTTACGTACACATAGTTTCTTATACTTGTAATAACTTAAAAATTATGCATTCCAACCAAGACTTATAACATCATGTTAGTATGGCTAAAGACCGCTGGAAAAAAATATATTATCTTATAGTAGTTTTAGTTTTTAGTCGCTGAACAGGGGCGTTCGATCTTGCTTTTACCAAAAAGACAATACGAAATAATCGTTAAAACAATAGAGAGCAATGGACGAATAGACGTTAGCTTGTTAGCTGAAAAGCTTAACGCAAAACCTTCTGATATTATGCGTGATCTCGCTGAGTTAGAAGCTAAGAATCTAGTTAAGATAGAGAAGAAAGTTTATCAGAAAATAAAACTTACAGTAGAAGCATACAGATATTTGAATAAGGGTCTACCTGAGGAACGTCTGCTAAAAATTCTCTCTAATATTCCCGAACTGGAAATAAAGGAGTTATATAAGCATAAAGATAGATACGAGCTTGAGCCTAAAGAGGTTCAGATAGCTATCCAACACCTGGCTAGGCTTAAAGTTATCGAAATAAAAAGTGGAAGGTTAAGGCTTAAAATTTCTAAAGAAAAACTTAGAGAAATAGAAGAGAAGATTGCAACATATAGGGAAAAACTCGGAGAATTAGATGACAAAATAATAGAGGATGCGAGCAAAATTAAGGAATATTCTAGAAGGGGCTTGGTTAATATTCGAAAATATTCGCTGATAACCGTGTATGCATCCGAGAAAGCTTTTGAACTTTACCGGAAAGGGGATATAAAACCTGCAAAAGTTGTTACTGTTTTATCTCCTGATATTATAGTCTCTGGTAGATGGAAAGAAGTCATCTTCAAAAAATTTGATCTGAGTGTAGAGCCTCCAACAGTCTATCCTTATAGGAAACATCCATACATGGAGCTTTTAGACGAGATTAGAGAAATACTTGAAGCTATGGGATTTGAAGAAATGAAAGGTCCACATGTAGAGCTTGAATTATGGAATTTTGATGCTCTCTTTCAAGCTCAAGATCATCCGGCAAGAGAAATTCATGATACCTTCTATCTTAAATACCCGAAATACGGCAGTTTTAAAGATACAGCGCTTTTGGATAGAATAGGAAAAACCCACGAAAATGGATGGATAACGGGCTCAAAGGGTTGGGGTTATAAATGGGATGCCACGCGCGCTTTAAGGCTTATTTTACGAACGCAAACAACCGCGGTTTCTATGAGAACCATCTATGGTAGAGGAGATGGCGAGTATCGATGTTTCTCACTTGACCGAGTTTTTAGACCGGAAACTCTTGACCCTAAACACGCCATGGAATTTTACCAGCTAGAGGGTATTATAGTCGGCGAGAACGTAACGTTTAGGCAGTTGCTAGGGTTTTTCAATGAGTTTGCTAAGAAAATGGATCT is part of the Thermoproteales archaeon genome and harbors:
- a CDS encoding phenylalanine--tRNA ligase subunit alpha, with the protein product MLLPKRQYEIIVKTIESNGRIDVSLLAEKLNAKPSDIMRDLAELEAKNLVKIEKKVYQKIKLTVEAYRYLNKGLPEERLLKILSNIPELEIKELYKHKDRYELEPKEVQIAIQHLARLKVIEIKSGRLRLKISKEKLREIEEKIATYREKLGELDDKIIEDASKIKEYSRRGLVNIRKYSLITVYASEKAFELYRKGDIKPAKVVTVLSPDIIVSGRWKEVIFKKFDLSVEPPTVYPYRKHPYMELLDEIREILEAMGFEEMKGPHVELELWNFDALFQAQDHPAREIHDTFYLKYPKYGSFKDTALLDRIGKTHENGWITGSKGWGYKWDATRALRLILRTQTTAVSMRTIYGRGDGEYRCFSLDRVFRPETLDPKHAMEFYQLEGIIVGENVTFRQLLGFFNEFAKKMDLGRVKLKPGYFPFTEPSVEGFIKHSELGWIEVFPGGMFRPEVLKPLGVEKSNVAAWGIGIDRIAMTVLGIDDIRDLFSQDLEFLRSRKVPFIKSLYR
- a CDS encoding restriction endonuclease, which produces MYVTKADGTKQKFLKKKIIRTCIRMGAPEDIARKIADKIEERAYDGIPTKEILNLIFHYLGEYDTRFIHRRNLRKSLSLLRPKPDFEQFVRLIFKELGYDVLPNQIVKGKCVEYEIDGILIRNGRKFLLEVKHHLNPHTYTGMDVCLVTFAKYLDINEGFEVKTNNLKLDGIFVVCNTKFSNHAIRYAICKGINLLGWNIPLDNSLEKVIEKKKLYPITILKDEENGFYNRLADAGVLLIKQIEELPLKDLHEATGLDFNVLERLKSKAKLILKQN